A window of the Rhodoferax sp. GW822-FHT02A01 genome harbors these coding sequences:
- a CDS encoding long-chain-fatty-acid--CoA ligase, translating to MVERIWLESYPAGVPADIDASVYGSLVDLMEECFHKYADRVAYSFMGQDVSYAQVDTLSQAFAGYLQSLGLVKGDRVAIMMPNVPQYPVAVAAILRAGMVVVNVNPLYTPRELEQQLKDSSAKAIVIIENFAATLEKCIAATPVKHVVLCAMGDQLGTLKGALVNYVVRNVKKMVPAFNLPTAVRFNQAVARGAKAMFTKPVYKAEDVAVLQYTGGTTGVSKGAVLLHRNVVANTLQSEAWNAPVMAKVPAGEQPTTVCALPLYHIFAFTVGMMLSMRTGGKLILIPNPRDIPAVLKELSKHTIHSLPAVNTLFNALAVHPDFHTVDWSHLKVAVGGGTAVQSAVAKLWLEKTGCPICEGYGLSETSPSVTCNPVTSTEYTGTIGVPLPSTYLRLLDDEGNDAPAGASGEIAIKGPQVMAGYWQRPDETAKVMTPDGYFKTGDIGVMDARGFFKIVDRKKDMILVSGFNVFPNELEDVIGQMPGVMECACVGVSDAKSGEAVKLVIVRKDPALTEADVRAYCKENLTGYKQPKIVEFRDELPKTPVGKVLRRELREK from the coding sequence ATGGTCGAACGTATCTGGCTTGAGAGTTACCCGGCGGGCGTGCCTGCGGACATCGATGCGAGCGTCTACGGCTCGCTCGTCGATTTGATGGAAGAGTGTTTCCACAAATACGCGGATCGGGTTGCCTACAGCTTCATGGGGCAGGATGTTTCCTACGCCCAGGTGGACACCTTGAGCCAGGCGTTTGCTGGCTATCTGCAAAGCCTGGGTCTAGTCAAGGGTGATCGCGTGGCCATCATGATGCCCAACGTACCACAATACCCTGTGGCAGTGGCGGCGATTCTGCGTGCCGGCATGGTGGTGGTGAATGTGAATCCGCTGTACACGCCGCGCGAACTGGAGCAGCAGCTCAAGGACAGCAGCGCCAAGGCCATTGTCATCATTGAGAACTTTGCCGCCACGCTGGAGAAGTGCATCGCCGCCACGCCGGTCAAGCACGTGGTGTTGTGTGCCATGGGCGACCAGTTGGGCACTCTCAAGGGCGCACTGGTGAACTACGTGGTGCGCAACGTCAAGAAGATGGTTCCCGCCTTCAACCTACCTACTGCCGTGCGATTCAACCAGGCAGTGGCACGGGGCGCCAAGGCGATGTTCACCAAACCGGTCTACAAGGCCGAAGATGTGGCCGTGCTGCAGTACACCGGTGGAACCACGGGCGTATCCAAGGGCGCCGTGCTGTTGCATCGCAATGTGGTGGCCAACACCTTGCAGTCCGAAGCATGGAATGCGCCGGTCATGGCCAAGGTGCCTGCTGGGGAGCAGCCCACCACTGTCTGTGCCTTGCCGCTCTACCATATCTTTGCGTTCACGGTGGGCATGATGCTGTCCATGCGTACCGGGGGCAAGCTGATACTTATCCCTAATCCGCGAGATATTCCGGCCGTACTCAAGGAACTCTCCAAGCACACCATCCACAGTCTGCCGGCGGTCAATACCCTGTTCAATGCGCTGGCCGTGCATCCCGATTTCCATACCGTGGACTGGAGTCACCTGAAGGTGGCTGTAGGAGGCGGCACGGCCGTGCAGAGCGCCGTGGCCAAGTTGTGGCTGGAGAAGACCGGTTGCCCGATTTGCGAGGGCTACGGCCTGAGCGAAACCTCACCCTCGGTGACCTGCAACCCGGTCACTTCAACCGAATACACCGGCACCATCGGTGTGCCGTTGCCCAGCACCTATCTCCGGCTGCTGGACGATGAAGGCAATGATGCGCCCGCCGGGGCATCCGGTGAAATCGCCATCAAGGGGCCGCAGGTCATGGCCGGCTATTGGCAGCGTCCCGATGAAACCGCCAAGGTCATGACACCCGATGGCTACTTCAAGACCGGTGACATCGGCGTGATGGATGCACGCGGCTTTTTCAAGATTGTGGACCGCAAGAAAGACATGATTCTTGTGAGCGGATTCAACGTCTTCCCCAACGAGCTGGAAGATGTGATTGGCCAGATGCCCGGCGTGATGGAGTGCGCTTGCGTGGGTGTGAGCGATGCCAAGTCCGGTGAAGCGGTGAAGCTGGTCATTGTGCGCAAGGACCCGGCTCTGACCGAAGCCGATGTGCGTGCCTACTGCAAGGAAAACCTCACCGGTTACAAACAGCCCAAGATCGTCGAGTTCCGTGATGAACTTCCCAAGACGCCGGTGGGCAAGGTGCTGCGCCGTGAGTTGCGCGAGAAATGA
- a CDS encoding 5'-methylthioadenosine/adenosylhomocysteine nucleosidase, with protein MISAARPLAILSALAEEQAGLVDQLQGAQRVTHAGREFWQGALDGLPVVLALSRIGKVAAATTSAALIERFGVGAIVFTGVAGGVGRNVQVGDVVVGTGYVQHDMDASPLFPRYQIPLTGQTAIGADAALARALVFACVVGLQGVQHAGRAPMVHQGLVASGDRFVNGQEETARIVDTLRLHGHEPLAVEMEGAAVAQVCHDYGLPFAAVRAISDRADDTAHADFPVFVRDVASVYARRIIAEFVRTCQDSQPRL; from the coding sequence ATGATTTCGGCTGCGCGTCCTCTGGCCATTCTGAGCGCGTTGGCTGAAGAGCAGGCGGGCCTGGTGGATCAACTCCAGGGCGCGCAACGCGTGACCCATGCCGGGCGAGAATTCTGGCAGGGTGCGCTTGATGGCCTGCCAGTCGTGCTGGCCTTGTCCCGCATCGGCAAGGTTGCCGCTGCGACCACCAGTGCCGCCCTCATAGAGCGCTTTGGTGTGGGTGCCATCGTGTTCACTGGTGTCGCCGGTGGCGTGGGGCGCAATGTTCAGGTGGGCGATGTGGTGGTGGGCACTGGCTATGTGCAGCACGATATGGATGCTTCACCCCTGTTCCCGCGCTACCAGATTCCCTTGACCGGACAGACCGCCATCGGCGCCGATGCTGCGCTGGCTCGGGCGCTGGTGTTTGCCTGTGTGGTGGGCCTGCAAGGCGTGCAACACGCGGGGCGTGCCCCCATGGTGCACCAGGGGCTGGTTGCCAGCGGGGACCGCTTTGTCAACGGACAGGAAGAGACTGCGCGCATTGTGGACACCTTGCGCCTCCATGGCCACGAGCCGCTGGCGGTGGAGATGGAAGGAGCTGCCGTAGCCCAGGTCTGCCACGACTACGGCTTGCCCTTTGCGGCGGTGCGCGCCATCTCCGACCGGGCGGACGATACGGCGCATGCGGACTTCCCGGTGTTTGTCCGGGACGTGGCCAGCGTCTATGCCCGACGCATCATCGCGGAGTTCGTGCGGACCTGTCAGGACAGCCAGCCGCGCTTGTAA
- a CDS encoding magnesium and cobalt transport protein CorA — protein sequence MLNIFTLANGRLFQEEIESLEELSKFQPIWVDLESPTLEEKRWIKQYYGLSIPEDAMDEDIEESARFYAEDNGEIHIRSDFLVADDDEPRAVRAAFILNLVNDDLRSKGILFSIHDEDVPVFRLLRMRARRAPGLIEDAKEVLLKLFDADAEYSADTLEGIYDELEKVSKKVLSGRVTDAIAGEALAAIARHEDMSGRIRRNVMDTRRAVSFLMRSKMLTAEQFDDARQILRDIDSLDSHTAFLFDKINFLMDATVGFININQNKIIKIFSVASVALLPPTLVASVYGMNLKFPELEILGGWSYPYTVSMMIASALVPMWYFYKRGWLS from the coding sequence ATGCTCAACATCTTTACGCTTGCCAATGGACGCCTCTTCCAGGAAGAGATCGAGTCCCTGGAGGAGCTCTCCAAATTCCAACCCATCTGGGTGGACCTTGAATCGCCGACGCTGGAAGAAAAGCGCTGGATCAAACAGTATTACGGTCTGTCCATTCCCGAAGACGCGATGGACGAGGACATCGAAGAATCCGCGCGTTTCTACGCCGAAGACAATGGCGAGATCCACATCCGCAGTGACTTTCTGGTCGCCGACGATGACGAGCCGCGTGCCGTACGCGCTGCGTTCATCCTGAATCTGGTCAACGACGATCTGCGCAGCAAGGGCATCCTGTTCTCCATCCATGATGAAGACGTGCCGGTGTTCCGTCTGCTGCGCATGCGTGCGCGCCGGGCTCCGGGCCTGATTGAAGATGCCAAGGAAGTACTGCTCAAACTGTTCGACGCTGATGCCGAGTACTCAGCCGACACGCTGGAAGGCATTTATGACGAGCTGGAAAAGGTCAGCAAGAAAGTACTGTCCGGCAGGGTGACCGACGCCATCGCCGGTGAAGCACTTGCGGCCATTGCACGCCACGAGGACATGAGCGGACGCATCCGCCGCAATGTGATGGATACCCGCCGCGCCGTGAGTTTTCTGATGCGCAGCAAGATGCTGACTGCCGAGCAATTCGATGATGCGCGGCAGATTCTGCGCGACATCGACTCGCTGGACAGCCACACTGCCTTCCTGTTCGACAAGATCAACTTTTTGATGGACGCCACGGTGGGTTTCATCAACATCAACCAGAACAAGATCATCAAGATTTTCTCGGTGGCCAGTGTCGCCCTGCTGCCGCCCACCCTGGTGGCCAGCGTGTACGGCATGAACCTGAAATTCCCCGAGCTGGAAATTCTGGGCGGCTGGAGCTACCCCTACACCGTCAGCATGATGATCGCCAGCGCGCTGGTACCCATGTGGTACTTTTACAAGCGCGGCTGGCTGTCCTGA
- a CDS encoding AI-2E family transporter: MATSIKLSRAIAPVSSFKGIQSTSYVLAGGLCVAILVYGLLPGLLAVCLGHLLATLLVGNDRKRGPHLRPAWAAALVVVLPIAAMVLLALNAKGVAFGAVAQYQALLHHLAGTVLEIRQKLPPDLASHLPDELLAAQSWLVQYLQSQARALTGFGTAGLRGALLVYVGLVVGALMVGTPEPLSRGPLRQALRQRGSDFMKAFRQIVVAQFWIAAFNAACTAVFLWGALPLAGVTIPYTTTLISLTFVAGLIPIVGNLLCNSVLTVAGVSVSPAVGLACLLFLVAIHKFEYFINAKVVGRRTNTAAWELLTVMFIGEAIFGMAGLVAAPLYYAYVKRELHDAALI, from the coding sequence ATGGCCACTTCAATCAAGCTATCCCGCGCAATTGCTCCCGTATCCAGCTTCAAAGGAATCCAGTCCACCAGCTACGTCCTGGCGGGCGGACTTTGCGTTGCCATCCTGGTGTATGGGCTCCTGCCGGGGTTGCTGGCGGTCTGCCTGGGCCATCTGCTGGCCACCTTGCTGGTGGGCAACGATAGAAAGCGTGGTCCGCACCTGCGTCCGGCCTGGGCGGCTGCTCTGGTCGTGGTACTGCCCATCGCGGCAATGGTCCTGCTGGCGCTCAATGCCAAAGGAGTTGCATTTGGCGCCGTGGCCCAGTACCAGGCATTGCTGCACCATCTGGCGGGCACCGTGCTGGAGATACGGCAAAAGCTGCCGCCAGACCTGGCTTCCCACCTGCCCGATGAACTGCTGGCCGCGCAAAGCTGGCTGGTGCAATACCTGCAATCGCAGGCCCGCGCGCTGACCGGGTTCGGAACCGCAGGATTGCGCGGTGCATTGCTCGTGTACGTGGGATTGGTCGTGGGCGCGCTGATGGTGGGCACACCCGAGCCGCTCAGCCGCGGCCCTCTGCGCCAGGCCCTGCGCCAGCGTGGCAGCGATTTCATGAAAGCCTTTCGCCAGATCGTGGTGGCGCAGTTCTGGATTGCCGCATTCAATGCGGCTTGCACCGCAGTCTTCCTGTGGGGCGCGCTGCCTCTGGCTGGCGTGACTATTCCATACACCACCACACTGATCAGCCTGACGTTTGTGGCCGGTCTGATTCCCATTGTGGGCAACCTGCTGTGCAACAGCGTGCTCACGGTAGCCGGGGTTTCCGTATCGCCCGCCGTCGGTTTGGCCTGCCTGCTGTTCCTGGTGGCCATCCACAAGTTTGAATACTTCATCAATGCCAAAGTGGTTGGCAGGCGTACCAACACAGCCGCCTGGGAACTGCTCACGGTGATGTTCATCGGCGAGGCCATTTTTGGCATGGCCGGTCTGGTGGCGGCCCCTCTGTACTACGCCTACGTCAAACGCGAGTTGCATGACGCTGCGCTGATTTGA
- the raiA gene encoding ribosome-associated translation inhibitor RaiA, whose translation MNLTISGHHLEVTPALRSYVTVKLDRIMRHFDQVVDVKVLLTVEKQKEKERRQRAECNIHVKGSDMFAESSHQDLYAAVDELVDKLDRQVVRHKDRVQNHHHDAPKRLM comes from the coding sequence ATGAATTTGACAATCAGTGGTCATCACCTGGAAGTGACCCCAGCCTTGCGCAGCTATGTAACGGTCAAGCTGGACCGCATCATGCGGCACTTTGATCAGGTGGTCGATGTCAAGGTGTTGCTCACGGTGGAAAAGCAGAAGGAAAAGGAGCGGCGGCAGCGAGCGGAGTGCAACATTCACGTAAAAGGTAGCGATATGTTCGCCGAAAGTTCCCATCAAGACCTCTATGCTGCGGTCGACGAACTGGTGGACAAACTGGATCGTCAGGTGGTGCGCCACAAGGACAGAGTGCAGAACCACCACCATGACGCTCCCAAGCGACTGATGTAA
- a CDS encoding PTS sugar transporter subunit IIA has protein sequence MNQLARILPPAQVIAQVEVTSKKRAFEEAGLLFENQHGLSRALVTDSLFSRERLGSTGLGHGVAIPHGRIKGLKAPLAAVFQLAQPIGFDAPDDQAVNLLIFLLVPEAATQKHLEILSEIAELLSDASLRDEMTKTTDSLHLHSLIAGWQSARTA, from the coding sequence ATGAACCAACTCGCCCGCATCCTGCCTCCCGCGCAAGTCATTGCGCAAGTGGAAGTCACCAGCAAGAAACGCGCTTTCGAAGAGGCCGGCTTGCTATTTGAGAACCAACATGGTCTCAGCCGTGCGCTGGTGACCGACAGCCTGTTTTCCAGGGAGCGACTGGGCTCCACAGGGCTGGGTCATGGCGTGGCCATTCCCCATGGCCGGATCAAAGGCCTGAAGGCCCCGCTGGCTGCGGTGTTTCAGTTGGCTCAGCCAATCGGGTTTGATGCACCGGATGACCAAGCAGTCAATCTGCTGATCTTCCTTTTGGTGCCAGAGGCTGCTACGCAGAAACACCTGGAAATCCTTTCTGAAATCGCCGAATTGCTCAGTGACGCAAGTTTGCGCGACGAAATGACAAAGACGACAGACTCCTTGCATCTGCACAGCCTGATTGCAGGCTGGCAGTCCGCTCGCACGGCCTGA
- the hprK gene encoding HPr(Ser) kinase/phosphatase produces MKPTAVSADVLFEEFRGTLRWEWVAGLGASERRFDEVAVRAARSGADLVGYLNYIHPYRVQILGEREVAYITNAAPEDCARRVSRIVTLEPPVLVLADGQTAPQALLSMCERAQIPMFSTRESSAFVIDVLRAYLSKHFADRTSMHGVFIDILGLGVLITGESGLGKSELGLELISRGNGLVADDAVDLFRINQTTIEGRCPELLQNLLEVRGIGLLDIRAIFGETAVRRKMRLKLIVHLVRRETLEREYERIPYEPLTQDVLGVPVRKVVIQVVAGRNIAVLVEAAVRNTILQLRGIDTYQEFVERHRKAMAQG; encoded by the coding sequence GTGAAACCCACTGCAGTCAGCGCTGACGTCCTGTTCGAGGAGTTCCGCGGGACCTTGCGCTGGGAGTGGGTGGCAGGCCTGGGTGCTTCCGAGCGCCGCTTTGACGAAGTGGCTGTGCGCGCCGCCCGCTCGGGTGCGGATCTGGTGGGCTATCTCAACTACATCCATCCGTACCGTGTGCAGATTCTGGGTGAGCGCGAGGTGGCCTACATCACCAATGCGGCACCAGAAGACTGTGCCCGCCGCGTCTCACGCATCGTGACGCTGGAGCCGCCGGTACTGGTCCTGGCTGACGGTCAGACCGCGCCGCAAGCACTGCTGTCCATGTGCGAGCGGGCGCAAATACCCATGTTCTCCACGCGTGAGTCATCTGCCTTCGTGATTGACGTGCTGCGTGCGTATTTGTCCAAACACTTTGCCGACCGCACTTCCATGCACGGCGTGTTCATCGACATTCTGGGTCTGGGCGTACTCATTACCGGTGAATCCGGTCTGGGCAAGAGCGAGCTGGGCCTGGAGCTGATTTCCCGCGGCAACGGTCTGGTGGCCGACGACGCCGTGGACCTGTTTCGCATCAACCAAACCACGATTGAAGGGCGCTGCCCGGAGTTGCTGCAAAACCTGCTGGAGGTGCGTGGCATCGGCCTGCTCGACATCCGCGCCATCTTTGGTGAAACCGCGGTACGCCGCAAGATGCGACTCAAGCTCATCGTGCATTTGGTGCGTCGCGAAACCCTGGAGCGCGAATACGAGCGCATCCCCTATGAGCCGCTTACCCAGGACGTTCTTGGTGTGCCGGTGCGCAAGGTGGTGATCCAGGTGGTGGCCGGTCGCAACATCGCCGTGCTGGTGGAGGCTGCCGTGCGCAACACCATCCTGCAGTTGCGCGGTATCGATACCTATCAGGAGTTTGTGGAGCGGCATCGCAAGGCCATGGCGCAGGGCTGA
- the fur gene encoding ferric iron uptake transcriptional regulator, translated as MTNIDELKNTGLKATAPRLKILEVFQRGKHRHMTAEDVYRILLDERSDVGLATVYRVLTQFEQAGILIRSHFESDKAVYELDEGQHHDHLVCLDCGKVEEFYDPEIEKRQHAVAKAKGFTISDHALSLYAHCNRTNCPNRST; from the coding sequence ATGACCAACATCGACGAACTCAAGAACACCGGCCTCAAAGCCACTGCACCGCGCCTGAAAATTCTGGAAGTTTTCCAGCGCGGCAAGCATCGCCACATGACGGCCGAGGACGTGTACCGCATCTTGCTGGATGAACGCTCCGATGTGGGTCTGGCGACGGTCTACCGCGTACTGACCCAGTTCGAACAGGCTGGCATTCTGATCCGCAGCCATTTCGAGAGCGACAAGGCTGTCTATGAGCTCGACGAGGGGCAGCACCATGACCACTTGGTGTGCCTGGATTGCGGCAAGGTGGAAGAGTTTTACGATCCGGAAATTGAAAAGCGCCAGCACGCAGTGGCCAAGGCCAAGGGCTTCACCATTTCCGACCATGCACTGAGCCTGTACGCACACTGCAACCGAACCAACTGCCCCAACCGCAGCACCTGA
- the bamE gene encoding outer membrane protein assembly factor BamE, whose translation MLDTFRLRPFLLPLALLIGSLTACSSAPSTKSWLDVVSPYRIDRVQGNVVTREQVNALKTGMPRSVVRDILGTPLLTSVFHADRWDYVFTFRRQGVEPQSRHVTVYFKGENLDRYEADDLPSEAEFVATLKPMAPPEKLPPMEASAESLEKFPAPAKPAAAAPAAKAASVYPPLEPTGK comes from the coding sequence ATGCTTGACACTTTTCGTTTGCGTCCTTTTCTGCTGCCGCTGGCCTTGCTGATCGGGAGCCTGACAGCATGCTCCAGTGCGCCCTCTACCAAGAGCTGGTTGGACGTTGTTTCGCCCTACCGCATTGACCGCGTGCAAGGCAATGTGGTGACGCGTGAACAGGTCAATGCCCTGAAGACCGGAATGCCCCGCAGCGTCGTGCGGGATATATTGGGTACACCTTTGCTTACAAGTGTTTTCCACGCGGATCGCTGGGACTATGTGTTTACCTTTCGTCGCCAGGGTGTGGAGCCGCAATCCCGCCACGTGACCGTCTACTTCAAGGGCGAGAACCTGGATCGGTATGAGGCGGATGATCTCCCCTCCGAGGCCGAATTTGTGGCTACCCTCAAACCCATGGCCCCGCCCGAAAAGCTTCCGCCCATGGAAGCCTCGGCGGAAAGCCTTGAGAAATTCCCGGCCCCAGCCAAACCGGCCGCTGCGGCGCCTGCGGCCAAGGCGGCTTCTGTGTACCCTCCACTTGAGCCCACGGGCAAATAA
- the dapB gene encoding 4-hydroxy-tetrahydrodipicolinate reductase, translating to MTHRIAVAGASGRMGQMLVDAVRAADDCTLTGALDIASSPAIGKDAGSFSGQPTGVLITSDLRAGLANSQVLIDFTRPEGTLEHVRVCRELGVSMVIGTTGFTEAQKAEIDAASKDIAIMMAPNMSVGVNVTLKLLEMAAKVLSTGYDIEIVEAHHRYKVDAPSGTALKMGEVIAGALGRDLKDCAVYAREGVTGERDPSSIGFATIRGGDIVGDHTVLFAGIGERIEISHKSSSRVTYAQGSLRAVRFLAGRKSGMFDMFDVLGLK from the coding sequence ATGACCCACAGAATTGCAGTTGCTGGCGCCTCCGGCCGAATGGGGCAGATGTTGGTTGATGCGGTGCGCGCTGCCGACGACTGCACGTTGACCGGTGCGCTGGATATCGCCTCCAGCCCAGCCATTGGCAAGGATGCAGGTTCCTTTTCCGGGCAGCCCACCGGCGTGTTGATCACGTCCGACCTGCGTGCTGGCCTTGCGAACAGCCAGGTGCTGATTGACTTTACCCGCCCCGAAGGCACGCTGGAGCATGTACGTGTGTGCCGCGAACTGGGTGTATCCATGGTGATAGGTACCACCGGGTTTACCGAGGCACAGAAAGCCGAAATCGATGCGGCTTCCAAGGACATTGCCATCATGATGGCGCCCAACATGAGCGTGGGCGTGAATGTCACACTCAAGTTGCTGGAGATGGCGGCCAAGGTTCTTTCCACCGGATACGACATCGAGATCGTGGAGGCCCATCATCGCTACAAGGTGGACGCGCCCTCGGGTACCGCGCTCAAGATGGGTGAGGTCATTGCCGGCGCCTTGGGGCGGGATCTGAAGGATTGCGCTGTCTATGCGCGTGAAGGGGTGACCGGTGAGCGGGACCCTTCGAGCATCGGCTTTGCCACGATACGCGGCGGCGACATCGTGGGTGATCACACCGTACTGTTTGCCGGCATTGGCGAGCGCATCGAGATCAGCCACAAGTCTTCCAGCCGCGTCACCTATGCACAGGGCAGTTTGCGGGCTGTGCGTTTTCTGGCTGGACGCAAGTCCGGGATGTTTGACATGTTTGATGTACTGGGGCTGAAGTGA
- a CDS encoding MotA/TolQ/ExbB proton channel family protein, which translates to MNALDLLFRRDAVSSAVAMLLLLMSVGSWVVLLWKSWLLQRASKDVGRSTQAFWQAASYEDGLSVVRALDREQLVAALVTAAAVEPGAGNMASRGDRSQQLTRVLRGALHAALRKLQSGQVLLATVGSTAPFVGLLGTVWGIYHALMGIAGAGQISIEKISGPVGESLIMTAAGLAVAIPAVLGYNILGRSIGRIEADLEGFARDLRELLLTQEL; encoded by the coding sequence GTGAACGCACTCGATCTGCTCTTTCGTCGCGACGCTGTGAGCAGCGCCGTGGCCATGCTCTTGTTGCTGATGTCCGTAGGCAGCTGGGTAGTCCTGCTGTGGAAGTCGTGGTTGTTGCAGCGTGCATCCAAAGACGTGGGCCGCAGTACCCAGGCGTTCTGGCAGGCAGCCTCTTATGAAGATGGTTTGTCTGTGGTTCGGGCACTGGATCGGGAGCAACTGGTTGCCGCCTTGGTGACGGCCGCTGCAGTGGAGCCGGGTGCAGGCAATATGGCTAGCAGGGGAGATCGTTCGCAGCAGCTCACCCGGGTGTTGCGTGGTGCCTTGCATGCCGCGCTGCGCAAGTTGCAGTCGGGCCAGGTGTTGCTGGCGACCGTAGGCTCCACTGCCCCCTTCGTTGGATTGCTGGGAACCGTCTGGGGTATCTACCACGCACTGATGGGCATCGCCGGAGCAGGGCAGATCAGCATAGAGAAAATCTCCGGGCCGGTGGGGGAGTCTCTCATCATGACCGCCGCTGGCCTGGCTGTGGCCATTCCGGCGGTGCTGGGCTACAACATTCTGGGCCGCTCCATCGGGCGCATCGAGGCGGATCTGGAAGGCTTCGCCCGCGACCTGCGCGAACTGTTGCTGACGCAAGAACTATGA
- a CDS encoding biopolymer transporter ExbD, with amino-acid sequence MSFGKLERSQGSAPMSDINMTPLIDVMLVLLVIFIITAPLMVSSVQVDLPKASATASNAPKFVEITIDRGGQVFVEDALQTTESLDLLLDKTAKANPEAEVRLRADTTVPYGRVVEVMGQAQKAGLSRIGFVAQAPDKAKS; translated from the coding sequence ATGAGCTTCGGTAAATTGGAGCGCAGCCAAGGCTCCGCACCCATGAGCGACATCAACATGACACCGTTGATCGATGTCATGTTGGTGCTGCTGGTTATTTTCATCATTACCGCGCCCTTGATGGTCAGCTCGGTGCAGGTGGATTTGCCCAAGGCTTCGGCCACGGCGTCGAATGCGCCCAAGTTTGTGGAAATCACGATTGACCGTGGCGGTCAGGTGTTTGTCGAAGACGCGCTGCAGACGACGGAGTCACTCGATCTTCTGCTGGACAAGACGGCCAAGGCCAATCCAGAGGCAGAAGTACGTTTGCGTGCAGATACCACCGTTCCTTATGGTCGCGTGGTGGAAGTCATGGGGCAGGCGCAAAAGGCTGGTTTGAGCCGCATCGGCTTTGTTGCGCAAGCGCCGGACAAAGCCAAGTCGTAA